In Capsicum annuum cultivar UCD-10X-F1 chromosome 11, UCD10Xv1.1, whole genome shotgun sequence, one genomic interval encodes:
- the LOC107847703 gene encoding protein TRAUCO: MENLMATYQDEEEDEITPDKAPPSDAEVQPSTTEDPTSISETPPSTAEAPPLATETPSYTAEAPPTTDEALPLIAENGSVDTPDAESDLPKSPLNSTKIEEEEDDDDDEVNDDEEEEEEKPETEAEVEEPPSKKQKQLSSLTLSSPKVEEEEGEMTELPLSTPTTATKGTGTTTTSSRKKAKSKYKKKNNNNHLWGKSSSRKGKKKSKNNNNTSNQKSNGKKNSAVPVQEAEDKVYITPIPRFPDKNDDSPDTKICLSKVYKAEKVDVSEDRLTAGSTKGYRMVRATRGVLEGAWYFEIKVMKLGETGHTRLGWSTDKGDLQAPVGYDGNSFGYRDIDGSKIHKALRENYGEEGYGEGDVIGFYINLPEGSQYAPKPPRLVWYKGQRYMCASDPKEDPPKVIPGSEISFFKNGVCQGVAFKDLYGGRYYPAASMYTLPDQPNCTVKFNFGPDFECFPEEFAGRSVPRPIVEVPYHGFDGRVENGNLWHSTRMCPMLKVVKEHVNKIGEAAEMVS; encoded by the exons ATGGAGAATCTCATGGCCACTTACCAAGAcgaagaagaagacgaaattaCCCCCGACAAAGCTCCGCCCTCCGACGCTGAGGTTCAGCCTTCCACCACCGAAGATCCGACTTCTATCTCCGAAACTCCGCCTTCTACCGCCGAGGCTCCGCCTTTAGCCACCGAAACTCCGTCTTACACCGCAGAGGCTCCGCCAACAACAGATGAAGCTCTTCCGTTAATCGCAGAAAATGGAAGTGTTGATACTCCAGACGCCGAGTCCGATTTACCGAAAAGTCCCCTGAATTCCACCAAAATTGAAGAAGAGGaggacgacgacgacgacgaagTAAATGACGatgaagaggaggaagaagaaaagCCAGAAACCGAAGCCGAAGTAGAAGAGCCACCATCGAAGAAGCAGAAGCAGCTATCCAGTTTAACCCTATCATCAccaaaagtagaagaagaagaaggtgaaatGACTGAATTACCCCTGTCAACACCTACAACAGCAACGAAGGGAACAGGAACGACGACGACGTCAAGCAGAAAGAAGGCGAAATCCAAATacaagaagaaaaacaacaacaaccaccTTTGGGGGAAATCGAGTTCTCGAAAAGGCAAGAAGAAGagcaagaacaacaacaacaccagcAATCAAAAATCCAACGGCAAGAAAAACAGCGCCGTTCCAGTACAGGAAGCAGAAGACAAAGTTTACATAACACCAATTCCAAGATTCCCCGACAAAAATGATGATAGCCCAGATACAAAAATCTGTCTTTCGAAAGTTTACAAGGCAGAAAAAGTTGATGTAAGTGAAGATAGATTAACTGCAGGAAGTACAAAAGGTTATAGAATGGTGAGAGCAACAAGAGGGGTATTGGAAGGAGCGTGGTATTTCGAAATTAAGGTAATGAAGTTAGGTGAAACGGGGCATACACGACTCGGGTGGTCAACAGATAAAGGGGATTTGCAGGCACCTGTTGGATATGATGGGAATAGTTTTGGCTATAGAGATATTGATGGTAGCAAGATTCATAAAGCTTTAAGAGAGAATTACGGGGAAGAAGGTTACGGGGAAGGCGATGTTATTGGCTTTTATATTAATTTACCTGAAGGTAGTCAATATGCTCCGAAACCGCCTCGGCTTGTTTGGTATAAGGGACAGAGATATATGTGTGCATCTGATCCTAAAGAAGATCCTCCTAAAGTAATTCCTG GGAGTGAGATATCTTTCTTCAAAAATGGAGTTTGTCAAGGTGTTGCTTTCAAGGATCTTTATGGTGGTCGTTACTATCCTGCTGCTTCAATGTATACACTTCCTGACCAACCTAATTGCACTGTGAAGTTCAATTTCGGCCCGGACTTTGAATGCTTTCCTGAAGAATTTGCTGGGCGCTCTGTTCCAAGACCGATAGTTGAAGTTCCTTATCATGGATTTGATGGAAGAGTTGAGAATG GTAATTTATGGCATTCAACTAGGATGTGCCCCATGCTCAAAGTGGTAAAAGAGCATGTAAATAAAATTGGAGAAGCTGCTGAAATGGTCAGCTAA